One genomic region from Gammaproteobacteria bacterium encodes:
- a CDS encoding HIT family protein, producing the protein MIEQTALAEDEKCRFCLSKPGRRIIIEGKYGYAAWDRHPTSEGHFLVIPYRHFADYFDINDEEREELWRLVAEGKKIADEQFNPDGYNIGINIGLWAGQSIPHLHIHVIPRYKGDVENPKGGVRGVIPHNKLYTFKPD; encoded by the coding sequence ATGATTGAACAAACCGCGCTCGCCGAAGACGAAAAGTGTCGCTTCTGTCTATCCAAACCCGGACGTCGCATTATAATCGAGGGGAAATACGGTTATGCGGCCTGGGACCGGCATCCGACCAGCGAGGGGCATTTTCTCGTCATCCCATATCGGCATTTTGCCGATTACTTCGATATCAACGATGAGGAGCGCGAAGAACTGTGGCGGCTCGTTGCAGAAGGAAAGAAAATAGCCGACGAACAGTTTAACCCGGACGGTTACAATATCGGCATTAACATAGGCCTTTGGGCCGGGCAGTCGATTCCACACCTGCATATCCATGTTATCCCACGTTACAAGGGGGACGTGGAAAACCCGAAAGGCGGGGTACGCGGTGTCATTCCCCACAATAAACTCTACACATTCAAACCGGACTAA
- a CDS encoding peptidylprolyl isomerase has protein sequence MSDETIADGKYVELTYKVIDQKSGGVLTQVEYPLGYVHGTNEILAPAVMAELEGKKTGEVIEVPIDCNQLYGPRDESLVITERIQDVPEEYREVGMSILMENNHGQTKTFLVTRVDRRSVTIDGNNPLCGREVIFRLEILLVRDATEEEIEHGGKVEESPDLEGVTQVPIN, from the coding sequence ATGAGTGATGAAACGATTGCAGATGGCAAGTATGTTGAACTGACCTACAAGGTCATCGACCAGAAATCCGGCGGCGTGCTGACACAGGTGGAATACCCGCTGGGATATGTGCACGGCACCAACGAGATACTGGCACCGGCGGTCATGGCGGAGCTCGAGGGCAAAAAGACCGGTGAAGTGATCGAGGTCCCCATCGACTGCAACCAGCTGTATGGACCGCGTGACGAATCCCTGGTGATTACCGAACGGATTCAAGACGTTCCCGAAGAATACCGCGAAGTCGGAATGTCGATACTGATGGAGAACAACCATGGACAGACCAAGACTTTTCTGGTTACCCGTGTCGACAGAAGGTCGGTGACCATCGATGGCAACAACCCACTGTGTGGGCGTGAAGTTATCTTCCGCCTGGAGATACTGCTGGTTCGTGATGCGACCGAAGAAGAAATCGAGCATGGCGGCAAGGTAGAAGAAAGCCCCGATCTCGAAGGCGTCACCCAGGTGCCCATTAATTAA
- the aprA gene encoding adenylyl-sulfate reductase subunit alpha has translation MMPKTILEDNIDILVAGAGLGGTGAAFEARYWGKDKKIVIAEKANIDRSGAVAQGLYAINCYMGTRFGENNPEDHVRYARIDLMGMVREDLLFDMARHVDSTVHQFEEWGLPIMRDPKTGTYQREGRWQIMIHGESYKPIVAEAAKKSADKVFNRICVTHLLMDDAKENRVAGAVGFNVRTGDYHVFKSKAVIVAAGGASNIFRPNSVGEGAGRVWYAPWSSGSAYGLMIEAGAKMTQMENRIVLARFKDGYGPVGAYFLHLKTYTQNCNGEEYESKWFPDLQKMVGKEYLDPELSHATHRPIPTCLRNHALISEVNAGRGPIHMVTMEAFQDPHLEEIGWHNFLGMTIGQAVLWAATDVNPKYENPELTTSEPYVMGSHATGSGAWCSGPEDVSPPEYFWGYNRMTTVEGLFGAGDAVGGTPHAFSSGSFTEGRLAAKAACKYIDDGKAEGIRVSEEQIDRRKTEIFKPMEHYKVYRNEITAGSVNPNYINPRQGLDRLQKLMDEYAGGSTVNYMTNDKLLSIGLKKLKLLEEDLEKVAAENIHELLRAWELKHRTLASESVVQHTLFRKETRWPGYYYRGDAMKLDDENWHVLTVSRRDPKTGEYTMEKAPCYHIVGDDEQPANAEDEQSSSAEVA, from the coding sequence CTGATGCCTAAGACTATCTTAGAAGACAATATCGATATCCTGGTCGCAGGTGCTGGCCTCGGCGGTACCGGTGCTGCTTTCGAAGCGCGCTACTGGGGTAAGGACAAGAAGATCGTGATCGCTGAAAAAGCCAACATCGACCGTTCCGGCGCTGTGGCACAGGGTCTGTACGCGATCAACTGCTACATGGGAACCCGTTTCGGTGAAAACAATCCTGAAGATCACGTCCGCTACGCGCGTATCGACCTGATGGGTATGGTTCGCGAAGACCTGTTGTTTGACATGGCGCGTCACGTCGATTCGACGGTACACCAGTTCGAGGAATGGGGTTTACCGATCATGCGTGATCCCAAGACCGGTACCTATCAGCGCGAGGGGCGTTGGCAGATCATGATTCACGGTGAGTCCTACAAGCCGATCGTGGCTGAAGCCGCAAAGAAGTCGGCTGACAAGGTGTTCAACCGTATCTGTGTCACCCATCTGCTGATGGACGATGCCAAGGAAAACCGCGTCGCCGGTGCCGTCGGTTTCAACGTACGGACCGGTGACTACCACGTATTCAAATCCAAGGCCGTTATCGTTGCTGCCGGCGGGGCATCGAACATCTTCAGGCCAAACTCGGTTGGTGAAGGTGCGGGTCGTGTCTGGTATGCGCCGTGGTCATCGGGCTCGGCCTATGGTTTGATGATCGAGGCCGGCGCGAAAATGACCCAGATGGAAAACCGTATCGTGCTGGCCCGATTCAAAGACGGTTACGGTCCGGTCGGTGCCTACTTCCTGCACCTGAAGACTTACACCCAGAACTGCAATGGTGAAGAGTACGAGTCAAAATGGTTCCCTGACCTGCAGAAAATGGTGGGCAAGGAATACCTGGATCCGGAATTATCGCACGCCACCCATCGCCCCATCCCGACCTGCCTGCGTAACCACGCACTTATCTCGGAGGTGAATGCCGGTCGCGGTCCGATCCACATGGTTACGATGGAAGCCTTCCAGGATCCGCATCTGGAAGAGATCGGCTGGCACAATTTCCTGGGCATGACCATTGGACAGGCCGTATTGTGGGCGGCAACCGATGTCAATCCGAAGTACGAGAACCCGGAGCTGACAACCTCAGAACCCTACGTCATGGGTTCACACGCGACCGGCAGTGGTGCCTGGTGTTCCGGCCCTGAAGACGTGTCTCCTCCCGAGTACTTCTGGGGCTACAACCGTATGACCACCGTCGAAGGTCTTTTCGGCGCCGGTGACGCTGTCGGCGGTACGCCGCATGCATTCTCTTCCGGTTCGTTTACCGAAGGTCGCCTGGCCGCCAAGGCCGCCTGTAAATACATTGACGACGGCAAAGCCGAGGGCATACGCGTTTCAGAGGAGCAAATCGATCGTCGCAAGACCGAGATCTTCAAGCCGATGGAGCACTACAAGGTTTACCGCAACGAGATCACTGCGGGTAGCGTTAATCCTAATTACATCAACCCACGCCAGGGTCTGGATCGCTTGCAGAAGTTGATGGATGAGTACGCCGGAGGTTCGACAGTTAACTACATGACCAACGACAAGCTTTTGAGTATCGGTCTGAAGAAGCTGAAGCTGCTGGAAGAGGATCTTGAGAAGGTTGCTGCCGAGAACATCCACGAACTGTTGCGCGCATGGGAACTGAAGCATCGGACGCTTGCTTCCGAGTCCGTCGTACAACACACGCTGTTTCGCAAGGAAACCCGCTGGCCGGGATACTACTACCGGGGTGATGCGATGAAACTGGATGATGAGAACTGGCATGTACTGACAGTTTCGCGCCGTGATCCAAAGACTGGTGAATACACCATGGAAAAGGCACCTTGCTACCACATCGTGGGCGATGACGAGCAACCCGCTAACGCGGAGGACGAGCAATCCTCCAGCGCGGAGGTTGCATAA
- the aprB gene encoding adenylyl-sulfate reductase subunit beta: MPTFVYMTRCDGCGQCVDICPSDIMHIDPTLRRAYNIEPNMCWECYSCVKACPHNAIDVRGYADFAPLGHSVRVIRDEEKGVIAWRIKSRNGETDMNLLAPITTKPWGKHIPQLSDVPEPSPEMRDSQLLYSEPKYIRMDDGDIHTLESNGLTMKAGVYY, from the coding sequence ATGCCTACATTTGTATATATGACTCGCTGCGATGGTTGTGGACAATGCGTTGATATCTGCCCTTCGGACATCATGCACATCGACCCGACCCTGCGCCGCGCATACAACATCGAGCCAAACATGTGCTGGGAGTGTTACTCCTGCGTCAAGGCCTGCCCGCACAATGCGATTGACGTTCGCGGCTACGCGGATTTCGCCCCGCTGGGCCACTCGGTACGAGTAATCCGTGATGAGGAAAAGGGTGTCATTGCGTGGCGGATCAAATCCCGCAACGGTGAAACCGACATGAATCTGCTGGCGCCGATCACGACCAAACCCTGGGGCAAGCACATCCCTCAACTGTCTGATGTGCCTGAACCCTCCCCGGAAATGCGTGACAGTCAATTGTTGTATAGCGAGCCGAAGTATATCCGCATGGATGACGGTGATATTCATACTTTGGAGTCTAACGGGCTCACGATGAAAGCTGGGGTTTACTACTGA
- a CDS encoding adenylyl-sulfate reductase, with the protein MFDTSPFYDLLGFLTPAVMQIYVVAMFLAVVVGVIIDVIHKKSAQYFFENAQKAQQSATRTVTGGEKASLAISTLTNEVLTSSEFCNPHRRMSHLLTMYGFIIFVVTTATLIFAYPTPAEAAPGMLVVLWHIGALMVCVGGYWFWFFIRVDLNSEGNPWYRLVPADLFILSLLATTTFALLWSFGQAYVFWGTLFFCLFILSSTMLFCTVLWSKFAHMFFKPAAAYQKKIIMADGSRENLPELGELTDADLQTRYPDIPTYMGEKPPYMGLGIKRESPNHY; encoded by the coding sequence ATGTTCGATACCAGCCCTTTTTACGATTTGTTAGGTTTCCTGACACCTGCCGTCATGCAGATTTATGTCGTTGCCATGTTCCTGGCGGTGGTTGTCGGTGTCATCATCGACGTCATTCACAAAAAGAGCGCCCAATACTTCTTTGAAAACGCTCAAAAAGCCCAGCAATCTGCGACACGTACCGTTACGGGTGGTGAAAAGGCCTCATTGGCTATTTCCACCCTGACCAACGAGGTACTGACTTCATCCGAGTTTTGCAATCCGCATCGCCGCATGTCGCACCTGTTGACGATGTACGGTTTTATCATTTTCGTTGTCACCACGGCGACGCTAATATTCGCTTACCCGACGCCTGCCGAAGCCGCTCCCGGGATGCTCGTGGTCCTGTGGCATATCGGCGCCCTGATGGTCTGTGTCGGTGGTTACTGGTTCTGGTTCTTCATCCGTGTCGATTTAAATTCGGAAGGCAATCCCTGGTATCGACTGGTGCCCGCCGACCTGTTTATCCTGTCGCTGCTGGCGACCACTACTTTCGCGTTGCTGTGGTCATTCGGGCAGGCGTATGTCTTCTGGGGCACGCTGTTCTTCTGCCTGTTCATCCTGTCCAGTACGATGCTGTTTTGCACCGTGCTGTGGTCAAAATTTGCCCACATGTTCTTCAAGCCGGCGGCCGCTTACCAGAAAAAAATCATCATGGCAGATGGTTCACGAGAGAATCTGCCCGAACTGGGTGAACTGACGGATGCTGATTTACAGACCAGGTATCCAGATATCCCGACATACATGGGTGAAAAACCACCCTACATGGGGCTTGGAATCAAGCGTGAATCTCCAAACCATTATTAA
- a CDS encoding TerC family protein, with amino-acid sequence MFEWISSPEAWIALATLTALEIVLGIDNIIFISILVSRLPDHQREFGRRVGLALAMLTRLALLFSIAWVMGLKDPWFTIFAQEISGRDTILILGGLFLLYKSTQEIHQSMEGVEEETSVPIAAGLAGVLVQIAILDIVFSLDSVITAVGLVDYVSIMAIAIIIAVVIMLMAAKPIGDFVDRHPTIKILALSFLILVGVTLIVEGFDVHVPKGYIYFAMAFSVGVEMLNIRMRKKTAVPVKLHKQYNES; translated from the coding sequence ATGTTCGAGTGGATAAGCAGCCCTGAAGCATGGATCGCGCTGGCCACCTTGACAGCACTGGAGATCGTGCTCGGCATCGACAACATCATATTTATATCCATCCTGGTGTCACGCCTGCCGGATCATCAGCGCGAATTCGGTCGCCGGGTTGGTCTTGCGCTGGCCATGTTAACCCGCCTGGCCCTGTTATTTTCCATCGCCTGGGTCATGGGCCTGAAGGACCCCTGGTTCACGATCTTCGCACAGGAGATATCCGGCAGGGATACGATACTGATCCTCGGTGGCTTGTTTCTACTCTATAAATCCACCCAGGAAATTCACCAGAGCATGGAGGGTGTCGAGGAAGAAACCAGTGTGCCGATAGCGGCCGGACTTGCCGGCGTGCTGGTTCAGATTGCCATCCTCGACATCGTTTTCTCACTCGACTCGGTAATCACCGCGGTCGGACTGGTTGACTATGTATCTATCATGGCGATCGCCATTATTATTGCCGTGGTCATTATGTTGATGGCGGCCAAACCCATCGGTGATTTCGTCGACCGGCATCCCACAATCAAGATACTCGCGCTGTCATTCCTGATACTGGTTGGTGTCACACTGATCGTCGAAGGTTTTGATGTACATGTACCGAAGGGGTATATCTACTTCGCGATGGCCTTCTCGGTCGGGGTGGAAATGCTCAACATTCGCATGCGCAAGAAAACCGCGGTGCCGGTGAAGTTGCATAAGCAGTATAACGAATCATAA
- a CDS encoding GYD domain-containing protein, whose protein sequence is MTIFITQGNYSESAIKGMVDNPEDRKAAVAGLLESVGAKLVDYYVTTGEYDFLVISEGDNLADMVAGMMIAGSTGGVTNLKTIQALTTQEAKGAMEKAKNARASFKPAGASS, encoded by the coding sequence ATGACAATATTTATCACACAAGGCAACTATAGCGAAAGCGCTATCAAGGGAATGGTCGACAATCCCGAGGATCGAAAAGCCGCGGTAGCCGGCCTTTTGGAGTCGGTCGGAGCAAAACTGGTGGATTACTATGTGACCACCGGCGAATACGACTTCCTGGTTATATCGGAAGGGGATAACTTGGCGGATATGGTGGCCGGGATGATGATCGCAGGGTCTACCGGGGGTGTTACCAACCTCAAAACTATCCAGGCACTGACCACTCAGGAAGCGAAGGGCGCCATGGAAAAAGCCAAAAATGCCCGTGCCAGCTTCAAGCCGGCAGGTGCCAGCAGCTAG
- a CDS encoding 3-methyl-2-oxobutanoate hydroxymethyltransferase: MKNIYTFGRKPAQRNYTIDDLRALKGSGKRLTMCNPGNEVEIKACVDAGIDLLTVWDNQMEIARELAPTHFMGTAMTWGQYARPDEILRAAIRCMEQGADMYYTLRSFDIVEMLAREGIPVQGHMGLVPSVSIWSGGLRAFGRTADEALEIYKTFKRYEDAGCFAVEIECVAEETLRHLNEKTSIVTFSLGSGNAGDAIFLFMSDICGESEAPPKHAYAFGKLAPLHRQMYEQRVDALTKFHEESSAMRFPYAEQSISMHAGEEEKLLEALDKL; the protein is encoded by the coding sequence ATGAAAAATATTTATACTTTTGGCCGAAAACCGGCACAGCGAAACTACACGATTGATGACCTGCGCGCCCTGAAAGGCTCGGGCAAACGGTTGACCATGTGCAATCCGGGCAACGAGGTTGAAATAAAGGCCTGCGTCGATGCCGGAATCGATTTGCTGACCGTGTGGGACAACCAGATGGAGATTGCCCGGGAACTGGCGCCGACCCATTTCATGGGAACCGCGATGACCTGGGGACAGTATGCGAGACCCGACGAGATTCTGCGGGCAGCCATTCGCTGCATGGAGCAGGGTGCTGACATGTACTACACCCTGCGCAGTTTCGACATCGTGGAAATGCTGGCCAGGGAGGGAATTCCGGTGCAGGGCCACATGGGACTGGTTCCATCGGTCAGTATCTGGTCGGGAGGTCTGCGGGCATTCGGACGTACTGCTGATGAAGCTCTGGAGATATATAAAACCTTCAAGCGCTATGAAGATGCGGGTTGTTTCGCGGTTGAAATCGAGTGTGTTGCCGAAGAAACGCTACGGCACCTGAATGAGAAAACATCGATCGTCACTTTTTCCCTGGGGTCGGGAAATGCAGGGGACGCTATTTTTCTGTTCATGTCCGATATTTGCGGTGAGTCCGAAGCGCCACCCAAACATGCTTATGCATTTGGGAAACTCGCGCCGCTGCATCGACAAATGTACGAGCAACGGGTGGACGCATTGACAAAGTTTCACGAGGAATCCAGCGCGATGCGCTTTCCCTATGCCGAGCAATCGATTTCGATGCACGCGGGGGAAGAAGAAAAATTACTGGAAGCGCTGGACAAGCTTTAA
- a CDS encoding arginine deiminase family protein: MTELSYEFTRAITRLPAPSIVHGLRAEDLGNPDHDQMLKDHVHYVSTLKETGASVTELPALDAYPDSVFVEDIALCLPEVAILMRPGAPSRLGEVNEMAPVLRDVYDQVLEIEGPGFIEGGDILVTAKEILVGLSSRTDKAGVAELAEIISQWGYKLRQVVTPPGVLHFKTDCSLLDAETILSTKRLDATGCFTKYRVIHTYDGEEAAANSIRFNQLVLMPAGFPQTRDLLLNEGYEVREINNSECARLDGGMSCLSLRF, from the coding sequence TTGACTGAACTTTCATACGAGTTTACGCGCGCGATCACCCGCCTGCCGGCACCGAGTATTGTGCATGGACTGAGGGCAGAGGACCTGGGTAACCCGGATCATGATCAAATGCTGAAGGATCATGTGCATTATGTTTCAACGCTTAAGGAAACTGGGGCCAGTGTCACTGAACTTCCGGCGCTTGATGCTTACCCGGATTCGGTCTTTGTCGAAGACATTGCGCTTTGCCTGCCCGAAGTCGCCATCCTGATGCGCCCGGGCGCACCGTCCCGACTTGGCGAAGTCAATGAAATGGCGCCTGTGTTGCGGGACGTTTATGACCAGGTGCTTGAAATCGAGGGACCTGGTTTTATCGAGGGAGGCGACATTTTAGTGACCGCAAAGGAAATTCTGGTAGGTCTCTCTTCCCGAACCGATAAGGCAGGCGTCGCCGAACTTGCGGAGATTATCAGCCAATGGGGCTACAAGTTGCGCCAGGTTGTAACACCCCCGGGTGTTCTGCATTTCAAGACGGACTGTTCGCTACTGGATGCGGAAACCATCCTCTCGACTAAACGACTGGATGCCACAGGGTGTTTTACAAAATATCGCGTAATCCATACCTATGATGGCGAAGAGGCAGCCGCAAACTCGATTCGTTTTAATCAGTTGGTATTGATGCCAGCCGGGTTTCCCCAAACTCGTGACTTGCTGTTGAACGAAGGTTACGAAGTGCGTGAAATTAACAATAGCGAATGCGCCAGGCTGGACGGTGGCATGTCCTGTCTTTCACTGAGATTCTAA
- a CDS encoding aromatic ring-hydroxylating dioxygenase subunit alpha yields the protein MTRLSSALQQVRHEFLQQVQDGRLDKPVAEASGLPNLAYTCPDFYALEQQTLFRDNWIFVGFTHQLTRVGDMLPAEVAGQPVVLVLTGDKRIRAFHNVCRHRGSKLVTEPCNSKKFVCPNHAWSYSLSGKLIARPHFLGGEQHDVNSSNCHRADLVEVRCVTWHDWIFVNLSGDAGDFATTIESITQKLDGYDLSAMRFCETLEFDINANWKLPIENFIEPYHVFSCHPWLNDFVGMDEREAPSFDKKVLLCGYEFQQADPARGGELPWFPDLPIEKQNRGDWFVLFPNFAFEIFPDQVDVFIAWPRGALKCRETITLYFIGDGATADKYGAAREHVVNNWNDLNQEDIGIIERMQSGRCSEGFDGGVLSPYWDPVQQHFAKLITESIDAPEF from the coding sequence ATGACCAGATTGAGCTCAGCGCTGCAACAGGTTCGGCATGAATTTTTACAGCAGGTACAGGATGGCCGCCTCGACAAGCCGGTTGCAGAAGCTTCGGGATTACCCAACCTGGCCTATACCTGCCCCGACTTTTATGCGCTCGAGCAGCAGACGCTGTTTCGTGATAACTGGATATTTGTCGGGTTCACACATCAGCTTACCCGGGTCGGCGACATGCTGCCGGCCGAGGTCGCTGGGCAACCAGTGGTGCTGGTGCTGACCGGGGACAAGCGTATTCGAGCCTTTCATAATGTCTGTCGTCATCGCGGTTCGAAGCTGGTGACTGAACCCTGCAACAGCAAAAAGTTCGTCTGTCCGAATCACGCCTGGAGTTATAGCCTGTCTGGCAAGTTGATAGCGCGCCCGCATTTTCTTGGCGGCGAGCAGCACGACGTCAACTCGTCGAATTGCCACCGCGCTGACCTGGTCGAAGTTCGTTGCGTCACTTGGCACGACTGGATCTTTGTCAACCTGAGCGGAGACGCCGGGGATTTCGCCACTACTATCGAGTCGATTACTCAAAAACTTGACGGTTACGACTTAAGCGCAATGCGGTTTTGCGAAACGCTCGAGTTTGATATCAACGCCAACTGGAAACTCCCGATCGAGAATTTCATCGAACCCTATCACGTGTTCTCCTGCCATCCATGGTTAAATGACTTCGTCGGCATGGATGAACGCGAGGCGCCAAGCTTTGACAAAAAAGTTTTGCTATGCGGCTACGAATTTCAACAGGCTGATCCGGCTCGTGGCGGCGAACTGCCCTGGTTCCCTGACCTGCCGATTGAGAAGCAAAATCGTGGTGACTGGTTTGTACTCTTCCCCAACTTTGCCTTCGAGATATTTCCGGACCAGGTCGACGTATTCATAGCCTGGCCGCGGGGAGCATTAAAATGCCGCGAAACCATTACGCTGTATTTTATCGGTGACGGTGCGACCGCAGATAAATACGGTGCGGCTCGTGAACATGTAGTTAACAACTGGAACGATCTCAATCAGGAAGACATCGGCATTATCGAGCGTATGCAAAGCGGTCGCTGCTCGGAAGGATTTGACGGCGGTGTGTTATCGCCTTACTGGGATCCGGTACAGCAGCATTTTGCAAAACTGATTACCGAATCCATCGATGCTCCCGAATTTTAA
- a CDS encoding FAD-dependent oxidoreductase, with protein MYEQLLQPLDLGPTRVRNRIFNPPHGTSLSHQGVVTDDLIAYHTSRARGGAGLIIMEGMTVHPSYGFEASFLYAGSDRIIEGLSRLGTCCRAEGTPVFGQLFHAGRGVRLSHDGSRPLSYSASDVPDERYRVVPVPMPNEMVWEFIESYADAAGRLAEADLDGVEILASMGYLIPQFLNPETNRRSDEFGGDAEGRMRFLREVISRSRARIGPHKTLGVRVTLDEKIDKGFPAPDMIDICRTLEADGYIDYFSVIAGSSSAPDGWIHVFPPMSVAAGFVADDAAQLKQAVAKPVLVAGRINQPQLADEVLTAGKADMVGLGRALIADPEFVNKMASGRTDDIRACVGCNQACVGHRLAHFPVSCIQNPVSGRERTMGEFIPAKVRKKILVIGGGPAGMKAAVIAAERGHQVELHEIGARLGGQVNLAEALPGRSEFGGVTTNLEQELRQTGVRVILNSQIEDSALHDIGPDHVVIATGANTRLPEVEVENVELVDAWSVIRGDLRPGNNVVIADWSCDWAGLGVAEKLAREGHYVRLLSGGCVAGESIQAIVRDHWVGVLHQLGVEMIPYARFCGAIDGSAFFQHMTGGEAMVCEDVDTVVSCYAPQANRDCDWIADIDGLTVSRIGDAVSPRTVEEAVLEGLQLGRSI; from the coding sequence ATGTACGAGCAATTGCTACAACCGCTGGACCTGGGCCCGACCCGGGTGCGCAACCGGATATTCAACCCGCCCCATGGAACTTCGTTGAGTCACCAGGGTGTCGTGACCGATGACCTGATTGCCTACCACACCAGTCGAGCGCGTGGCGGCGCCGGCTTGATCATTATGGAAGGGATGACGGTGCATCCCAGTTACGGCTTCGAAGCTTCGTTTCTGTATGCCGGCAGTGATCGAATCATTGAAGGACTGAGCCGGCTTGGCACCTGCTGCCGCGCGGAGGGTACACCCGTGTTCGGACAGCTATTTCACGCCGGGCGGGGCGTCCGGCTCAGCCACGATGGATCACGACCGCTGAGTTACTCGGCCTCCGACGTGCCGGACGAACGTTACCGAGTGGTGCCGGTGCCGATGCCGAACGAAATGGTGTGGGAATTTATCGAGAGTTATGCCGATGCTGCTGGGCGGCTTGCCGAGGCAGACCTGGATGGTGTCGAAATACTGGCCAGTATGGGTTACCTGATCCCCCAGTTTCTTAATCCGGAGACGAATCGTCGTAGTGATGAATTCGGTGGCGACGCCGAGGGACGCATGCGTTTCCTGCGCGAAGTTATATCTCGAAGTCGCGCGCGCATTGGTCCACACAAGACGCTGGGCGTGCGCGTAACCCTTGATGAGAAAATCGACAAGGGATTCCCGGCCCCGGATATGATTGACATTTGCCGGACCCTGGAAGCCGATGGATATATCGATTACTTCAGCGTGATCGCCGGATCATCGTCTGCACCTGACGGGTGGATTCACGTGTTTCCGCCGATGTCCGTGGCAGCTGGTTTTGTCGCGGATGATGCCGCGCAGCTGAAACAGGCGGTGGCCAAACCGGTACTGGTGGCAGGCAGGATTAACCAGCCACAGCTGGCTGATGAAGTTCTGACCGCGGGCAAGGCAGACATGGTAGGTCTCGGGCGTGCGTTAATCGCCGATCCTGAATTTGTCAACAAGATGGCCAGCGGCAGGACTGACGATATCCGTGCCTGCGTCGGCTGTAACCAGGCCTGTGTGGGGCATCGCCTGGCGCATTTTCCGGTGTCCTGTATCCAGAATCCGGTGAGTGGCCGCGAGCGCACCATGGGCGAATTCATACCGGCGAAAGTGCGCAAAAAGATTCTTGTTATCGGTGGCGGTCCGGCCGGCATGAAAGCAGCGGTAATTGCTGCCGAACGTGGACACCAGGTTGAATTGCACGAAATTGGCGCCCGTCTCGGTGGGCAGGTAAACCTGGCTGAGGCCTTGCCGGGGCGTTCCGAGTTCGGTGGTGTCACCACCAACCTGGAGCAGGAGCTCAGGCAGACGGGTGTTCGTGTGATCTTGAATTCGCAGATCGAGGATTCCGCACTGCATGATATCGGCCCGGATCATGTCGTTATTGCGACCGGCGCCAATACCCGTTTACCTGAGGTCGAAGTGGAGAACGTCGAATTGGTCGACGCCTGGTCGGTCATTCGCGGTGATCTGCGACCCGGCAATAACGTGGTAATAGCGGATTGGTCCTGCGACTGGGCGGGACTCGGAGTGGCCGAAAAGCTCGCGCGAGAGGGGCATTACGTGCGCCTGTTATCGGGTGGCTGTGTTGCCGGCGAATCGATCCAGGCAATTGTGCGTGACCACTGGGTTGGTGTATTGCACCAGCTCGGCGTTGAGATGATCCCCTACGCGCGTTTCTGTGGCGCCATCGACGGCAGTGCTTTTTTTCAGCATATGACCGGTGGTGAAGCCATGGTTTGCGAGGATGTCGACACGGTTGTCAGCTGCTACGCGCCACAGGCCAACCGTGACTGTGACTGGATTGCAGATATTGACGGATTGACGGTATCGCGCATTGGAGACGCAGTCTCGCCACGTACGGTCGAGGAAGCCGTACTCGAAGGACTGCAACTGGGTCGAAGTATATAA